From the Accumulibacter sp. genome, one window contains:
- a CDS encoding IS3 family transposase (programmed frameshift), which produces MTRRTRRNHTPAFKAQVALAALKSDKTLTELAQQYDIHPNQITDWKRQLTERAVQVFGDTSVPASSDPDLTKLHAKIGQLTLEKGFFRTCAHQGGLAERKKMIDRKHKLPVAHQCSLLGVARSSAYDTPREVSAEDLALMRRIDELHLEHPFAGARMLRDLLRPEGFQAGRRHIGTLMARMGIEALYRKPNTSRRRRGDEIRPYLLRDLAVERPNQVWAADITYIPMRRGFLYLFAVIDWYSRRVLAWRLSNTLTTDFCLDAIREAIHRHGCPEIFNTDQGCQFTSGEFTGMLKAHGIRISMDGKGSWRDNVFVERLWKTLKYEEVYLKAYDSVADAKANLGTYVRFYNERRPHRALGDRTPDATYFAALASAIRAAA; this is translated from the exons ATGACGAGAAGGACGAGGCGGAACCACACGCCGGCATTCAAGGCGCAGGTGGCGCTGGCGGCGCTGAAGAGCGACAAGACGCTGACCGAACTGGCGCAGCAGTACGACATTCACCCGAACCAGATCACGGACTGGAAGCGGCAGCTGACGGAGCGTGCGGTCCAGGTTTTTGGGGATACCAGCGTTCCTGCGAGCAGCGATCCGGACTTGACGAAACTGCACGCCAAGATCGGACAGCTGACGCTGGAGAAGG GATTTTTTAGAACATGCGCTCACCAAGGCGGGCTTGCTGAGCGCAAGAAGATGATTGACCGCAAGCACAAGCTCCCTGTCGCGCATCAGTGCTCCCTCCTCGGGGTGGCCCGTTCGAGCGCGTACGACACGCCGCGCGAGGTCTCGGCGGAGGATCTGGCGCTGATGCGCCGGATCGACGAGTTGCATCTGGAGCACCCCTTCGCCGGCGCCCGCATGTTGCGCGATCTGCTGCGCCCCGAGGGCTTCCAGGCCGGCCGCCGACACATCGGCACACTGATGGCGCGCATGGGCATCGAGGCCTTGTATCGGAAGCCCAACACCTCTCGTCGGCGGCGCGGCGACGAAATCCGTCCGTATCTCCTGCGCGATCTTGCCGTCGAGCGGCCCAACCAGGTGTGGGCGGCGGACATCACCTACATTCCGATGCGCCGGGGCTTCCTCTACCTGTTCGCCGTGATCGACTGGTACTCGCGGCGGGTGCTCGCCTGGCGACTGTCCAACACCCTGACGACCGACTTCTGTCTGGACGCCATCCGGGAAGCCATCCACCGGCACGGCTGCCCGGAGATCTTCAACACCGATCAGGGTTGCCAGTTCACCAGCGGCGAATTCACCGGGATGCTCAAGGCGCACGGCATCCGGATCAGCATGGACGGCAAGGGGTCCTGGCGGGACAACGTGTTTGTCGAGCGCCTGTGGAAGACGCTCAAGTACGAGGAAGTGTATCTCAAGGCCTATGACAGCGTCGCCGATGCGAAAGCCAACCTGGGCACCTATGTACGCTTCTACAACGAGCGACGGCCTCATCGCGCTCTGGGTGACAGGACGCCAGACGCCACCTACTTCGCGGCACTCGCGTCCGCCATCCGAGCCGCCGCATAA
- a CDS encoding ATP-binding protein: MIPSEALRKRAEALHLHGLLAHWSELAECAWVEPLLTWEETERARRSLERRLAEAHIGRFKPLADFDWDWPEQCDRTAISELMSLEFLKSASNAILVGASGLGKSTIARNIAHRAVLSGHTVLFTRVRHFSRAIRIDGASAPIKTRGWRAAGNFV, translated from the coding sequence ATGATCCCGAGTGAGGCCTTGCGCAAACGGGCGGAAGCCTTGCATCTGCACGGCTTGCTGGCGCATTGGTCGGAGCTGGCCGAGTGCGCTTGGGTCGAGCCCTTGCTGACTTGGGAGGAGACCGAACGGGCCCGGCGCAGTCTGGAGCGCCGTCTCGCCGAGGCGCACATCGGTCGCTTCAAGCCGCTCGCGGATTTCGATTGGGACTGGCCGGAGCAGTGCGATCGGACAGCGATCAGCGAGTTGATGAGCCTGGAGTTCCTGAAGAGCGCGAGCAATGCCATTCTGGTCGGGGCGAGTGGGCTGGGCAAGTCGACGATCGCCCGTAACATCGCACACCGGGCCGTCCTGTCCGGGCATACGGTGCTGTTCACCCGAGTTCGACACTTTTCGCGTGCCATACGCATAGACGGGGCTTCGGCCCCAATAAAAACAAGGGGTTGGCGCGCAGCTGGAAATTTCGTGTAG
- a CDS encoding response regulator, translating to MNSRRLLLSNNTMLWDERMYELYGVSKEATPSTIDAWLNGLHPDDKEQAVADCQAALNGEKEFDTIFRVLHRDGTVKYIKANAVVIHGANDKAERMLGINADITEQELTKAELNQHRSHLEKLVEERTRDLALAKEAADAANIAKSAFLANMSHEIRTPMNGIVGMAHLLRREGVTSKQADRLNKIDNAAQHLLSVIDNILDLSKIEAGKFVLEEAPIVIDSLLGRVSSILSERALTKNIRLVAQTESVPPDLVLVGDPTRLQQALLNYAGNAIKFTEAGSVTLRVVLKEQTDEAVVLRFEVRDTGIGIAPEAIPRLFSAFEQADNSMNRKYGGTGLGLAINRRLAALMGGEAGAESTPGVGSTFWFTAKLKKGTEQRQAKHLENNADAESLLKHHCSGQRILVVDDEPVNREVAQLQFEAVGLEVEVAEDGAKAIAMARRKDYAAIFMDMQMPEVNGLEATREIRRLSGHRDTPIIAMTANAFAEDKESCFRAGMSDFLAKPFDPVLVAAKNRGYLARKDGEEWLTVEVDIKRGR from the coding sequence ATGAACAGCAGACGTTTATTGCTTAGTAATAATACGATGCTGTGGGATGAACGGATGTATGAGCTATATGGGGTAAGCAAGGAGGCAACCCCCAGCACTATCGATGCCTGGCTGAACGGATTGCATCCTGATGACAAAGAGCAAGCGGTTGCGGATTGTCAGGCAGCCCTAAATGGCGAAAAGGAGTTTGACACGATTTTCCGCGTTTTACACCGGGATGGCACAGTCAAGTACATCAAAGCCAATGCCGTTGTAATTCATGGCGCCAATGACAAAGCGGAGCGTATGCTTGGCATCAATGCTGACATTACCGAGCAAGAACTGACAAAAGCGGAGTTGAATCAGCACAGAAGCCATCTGGAGAAACTTGTCGAGGAAAGAACAAGAGACTTGGCCCTTGCCAAGGAAGCCGCTGACGCGGCCAACATTGCCAAGAGTGCTTTCCTTGCCAACATGAGCCATGAGATCCGCACGCCGATGAACGGTATTGTTGGTATGGCGCATCTGCTGCGCCGCGAAGGCGTCACCTCGAAGCAGGCGGATCGCCTCAACAAGATCGACAACGCGGCCCAGCACCTGCTGAGCGTCATCGACAACATTCTCGACCTCTCCAAGATCGAGGCCGGCAAGTTCGTTCTGGAAGAAGCGCCCATAGTCATCGACAGCCTGTTGGGCCGGGTTAGCTCCATCCTGTCCGAACGTGCCCTGACCAAGAACATCCGCCTAGTGGCCCAGACCGAATCGGTGCCGCCGGATCTGGTCTTGGTGGGCGATCCAACCCGTCTACAGCAAGCGCTGCTCAACTACGCCGGCAACGCCATCAAGTTCACCGAAGCCGGCAGCGTAACCCTGCGCGTCGTCCTAAAGGAGCAGACGGACGAAGCAGTGGTGCTGCGTTTCGAAGTTCGGGATACGGGTATCGGCATTGCACCCGAAGCCATTCCTCGGCTGTTCAGCGCCTTCGAGCAGGCCGACAACTCGATGAACCGCAAGTACGGCGGGACCGGTCTTGGGCTGGCCATCAACCGGCGCCTCGCCGCACTCATGGGCGGTGAAGCTGGGGCCGAAAGCACGCCGGGAGTGGGCAGCACCTTCTGGTTTACCGCGAAGCTGAAAAAGGGAACGGAGCAACGGCAAGCAAAGCACCTCGAAAACAATGCAGATGCCGAAAGCCTGCTCAAGCATCACTGCTCCGGTCAGCGCATTCTGGTAGTCGATGACGAGCCGGTCAATCGGGAAGTCGCCCAATTACAGTTTGAAGCGGTCGGACTGGAAGTCGAGGTTGCTGAAGACGGCGCCAAGGCGATCGCGATGGCCCGGCGCAAGGACTATGCGGCGATTTTCATGGACATGCAGATGCCCGAGGTCAACGGACTTGAAGCGACCCGGGAGATACGCCGGCTTTCCGGCCATCGGGATACTCCCATTATCGCCATGACCGCGAACGCCTTCGCCGAAGACAAGGAAAGCTGCTTCAGGGCGGGAATGAGCGACTTCCTGGCCAAGCCCTTCGATCCTGTGTTAGTGGCTGCGAAGAACCGCGGATATCTGGCGCGCAAAGATGGCGAAGAATGGTTGACTGTTGAGGTCGACATAAAAAGGGGCCGCTGA
- a CDS encoding IS1634 family transposase has product MFVKITTSGPRQYVKLLEAYRDPSGVPRQRVIATLGRIEAVRSGETDSLLNGLLRAAGKPSLEEGTGEVAFAPALSVGDTWLLTALWKELGFADAFRRLLRNRHQFDAEGLLRVMVFNRLCDPESKLGILRWLEGTRVPEVSADSVTHQHLLRTMDTLAEGADRVDDALAALLRPLIDQELAIVFYDLTTIRAEGCTDESEDLRHFGHAKEGGTVRQVMLGVVQTADGLPIHHEVFAGNTGETTTLVPTIEKVLARYPIKRVVLVADRGLLSLDNLEAIRALRVGDQPLEFILAVPARRYGDFDRLLTPFHEKSCRPATAEVFGELKWEGFRLIVAHRPDRASEQGRVRDERIAALERDAAQWAEKLDGQEAGQKHPGKKLSDAGTIARFYKAVADAHLAHIIKVNLASEVFTYEIDERALRRARLMDGKLILVSNVPDSPPAEIVARYKALADIERGFRVLKSEIEIAPVFHRLPDRIRAHALICFLALLLYRVLRLRLKAKASPLSPERALEIARHIQYHQVTLHQRQSASGLSAITPQQKELFDTVALPEPSARRL; this is encoded by the coding sequence ATGTTCGTGAAGATCACCACGTCCGGCCCGCGCCAGTACGTCAAGCTCCTCGAGGCCTACCGAGACCCCTCCGGGGTACCTCGCCAGCGGGTCATCGCCACCTTGGGGCGCATCGAAGCGGTGCGATCCGGCGAGACCGACTCGTTGCTCAACGGTCTGCTGCGGGCGGCGGGCAAGCCCTCCCTCGAGGAAGGGACCGGCGAGGTCGCCTTTGCACCGGCGCTGTCGGTCGGCGACACCTGGCTGCTGACCGCCCTGTGGAAAGAGTTGGGCTTCGCCGACGCCTTTCGCCGGCTGCTGCGCAATCGCCACCAGTTCGACGCCGAAGGTCTGCTGCGGGTGATGGTGTTCAACCGGCTGTGTGATCCGGAGTCCAAGCTGGGGATCCTGCGCTGGCTGGAGGGCACCCGTGTTCCCGAGGTCAGCGCCGATTCGGTCACCCACCAGCACCTGCTGCGCACGATGGATACTCTGGCGGAGGGTGCCGACCGGGTTGACGACGCTCTGGCAGCTCTCCTGCGGCCGTTGATCGATCAGGAGTTGGCGATCGTCTTCTACGACCTGACGACGATCCGTGCCGAAGGATGCACCGATGAGTCCGAGGACCTGCGGCACTTTGGCCATGCCAAGGAGGGTGGGACGGTACGCCAGGTGATGCTCGGGGTGGTGCAGACGGCGGACGGCTTGCCGATCCATCATGAGGTCTTTGCCGGCAATACCGGCGAGACGACGACGCTGGTGCCGACGATCGAGAAAGTGTTGGCACGCTATCCGATCAAACGCGTGGTACTGGTCGCCGATCGGGGTCTGCTGAGTCTCGACAATCTCGAAGCCATCCGGGCGCTGCGCGTCGGCGATCAGCCGTTGGAGTTCATTCTGGCCGTCCCGGCGCGGCGCTACGGGGATTTTGACCGCCTGCTCACCCCGTTCCACGAGAAGAGTTGCCGGCCGGCGACGGCAGAGGTCTTTGGTGAGCTGAAGTGGGAGGGGTTTCGTCTGATCGTTGCCCATCGCCCCGATAGGGCCAGCGAGCAGGGTCGCGTACGCGATGAGCGCATTGCGGCGCTGGAGAGGGATGCCGCGCAGTGGGCGGAGAAACTCGATGGCCAGGAGGCCGGCCAGAAACACCCGGGCAAGAAGCTGTCAGACGCCGGCACGATCGCCCGTTTCTACAAGGCGGTCGCTGACGCGCATCTGGCGCACATCATCAAGGTCAATCTCGCCTCCGAGGTGTTCACCTACGAGATCGACGAACGGGCGCTGAGGCGCGCGCGGCTCATGGATGGCAAGCTGATCCTCGTTTCCAACGTTCCGGATTCTCCCCCGGCCGAGATCGTGGCGCGCTACAAGGCGCTGGCGGACATCGAACGAGGATTCCGTGTTCTGAAGTCCGAGATCGAAATCGCGCCGGTCTTCCACCGCCTGCCGGATCGCATCCGGGCGCACGCCTTGATCTGCTTCCTGGCATTGCTGCTCTATCGGGTGCTGCGCCTGCGCCTCAAGGCGAAGGCCAGCCCCCTCTCCCCGGAGCGCGCTCTGGAGATCGCCCGCCACATCCAGTACCACCAGGTCACGCTGCATCAACGCCAGTCAGCCTCCGGCCTGTCCGCCATCACCCCCCAACAGAAGGAGCTGTTCGACACCGTCGCCCTGCCCGAGCCCTCCGCTAGACGTCTGTAG
- a CDS encoding IS630 family transposase: MEQQWIRMQSVKMVRSGMPASDVARHFDVSVRAVFKWVAAFYDGGQNALLAREGAGRPPKVSPDQLRWIADTVRDRTPDQLKFDFGLWTLRLIGSLIERQFQMTLSLPTLGKVMRQLGFTAQRPLYRAYQQDAALVQRWHTEEYPALQARARARGALIMFADEAGMRSDYHAGTTWAPRGRTPVVRTTGQRVSVQMLSAVGTGGQLQFMLHEGLVNAAVFRTFLEQLMLGATQPIFLVVDGHSIHKAKLVSEYVASTNGMLELHFLPPYSPQLNPDEQVWKSVKERVAKQKPLDKISLRRLIEGALEHLQNLPEIVRGFFRHPDCARTI, translated from the coding sequence ATGGAACAGCAATGGATACGCATGCAAAGCGTCAAAATGGTTCGGTCTGGTATGCCGGCGAGTGACGTGGCGCGCCATTTTGATGTCTCGGTGCGCGCGGTTTTCAAATGGGTGGCGGCATTTTACGACGGTGGTCAGAACGCGTTGCTTGCCCGAGAAGGCGCGGGTCGGCCGCCGAAGGTCAGCCCGGATCAGTTGCGCTGGATTGCCGATACGGTTCGCGACCGCACGCCCGACCAGTTGAAGTTTGACTTCGGGTTGTGGACCTTGCGCCTGATCGGCAGCCTGATCGAACGGCAGTTTCAGATGACGCTGAGCCTGCCGACCTTGGGCAAGGTCATGCGGCAACTCGGATTCACTGCCCAGCGCCCGCTGTACCGTGCCTATCAGCAGGATGCGGCGCTGGTGCAGCGCTGGCACACGGAGGAGTACCCCGCTCTCCAGGCACGTGCGAGGGCTCGTGGGGCGTTGATCATGTTCGCTGACGAGGCTGGGATGCGCTCGGACTACCACGCGGGCACGACTTGGGCGCCTCGCGGCCGGACGCCGGTGGTACGCACCACAGGCCAGCGCGTCTCCGTCCAGATGCTGTCGGCAGTTGGCACGGGCGGGCAACTTCAGTTCATGCTTCACGAGGGTCTGGTCAACGCCGCGGTGTTCCGTACCTTCCTCGAACAACTCATGCTCGGCGCGACGCAGCCCATTTTCCTGGTTGTCGATGGTCATTCGATTCACAAAGCGAAGCTGGTGAGCGAATACGTCGCGTCCACCAACGGCATGCTGGAACTGCACTTCCTGCCGCCTTACTCGCCGCAACTCAATCCGGACGAGCAAGTGTGGAAGAGCGTCAAGGAACGCGTGGCGAAACAGAAGCCGCTCGACAAAATCAGCCTGCGGCGTCTCATTGAGGGGGCGCTGGAGCACCTTCAAAATCTTCCAGAGATCGTGCGAGGGTTTTTTCGGCATCCGGATTGCGCTCGTACAATATGA
- a CDS encoding UPF0149 family protein, translating to MDLNQPLDDEELDELDNFLSDESFEERAMDVSTLEGFMTAVVIGPRPVLLSEWLPWVWDLEEGETKPKFDSKEHANRVISLVVRNYNSVVHTFLDHPASCEPVFWRGGQWGAAEWCEGFILGFQFADEAWSLLGVAQPTWFTPFLRLGTDDGIAMTRELGDGEKWMNEIVPSIVRIQAYWKDNRGSQPKGIVRGEFRLGEQKDVSPVVRGGPKIGRNDHCPCGSGKKFKKCCGAGDSPAALH from the coding sequence ATGGATCTGAATCAACCGCTTGATGATGAAGAACTCGACGAACTCGACAACTTTCTTTCCGATGAGTCTTTCGAAGAAAGGGCGATGGATGTTTCCACTCTGGAAGGCTTCATGACCGCCGTCGTCATCGGGCCGCGCCCTGTTCTTCTGTCGGAATGGCTGCCGTGGGTGTGGGATCTGGAGGAAGGCGAGACCAAGCCCAAGTTTGACAGTAAGGAGCATGCCAATCGAGTCATCTCGCTCGTCGTACGGAACTACAACAGCGTCGTCCACACATTCCTGGATCATCCGGCCTCGTGCGAACCTGTTTTCTGGCGTGGTGGCCAATGGGGTGCAGCAGAGTGGTGTGAGGGCTTCATCCTTGGCTTTCAGTTCGCCGACGAGGCCTGGAGCCTGTTGGGGGTTGCGCAACCAACCTGGTTTACCCCTTTCCTGCGTTTGGGCACCGACGATGGCATCGCGATGACCAGGGAACTCGGCGATGGCGAAAAATGGATGAACGAAATCGTGCCATCAATCGTGAGAATTCAAGCCTACTGGAAAGACAATCGTGGCAGCCAGCCTAAAGGAATCGTCCGGGGCGAGTTTCGCCTTGGCGAACAGAAGGATGTCTCACCGGTAGTTCGTGGTGGGCCGAAGATCGGCCGCAACGATCACTGCCCTTGCGGCAGTGGCAAGAAATTCAAGAAGTGCTGCGGAGCGGGCGATTCTCCGGCAGCGTTGCATTGA
- the istA gene encoding IS21 family transposase, whose product MSISTDTQAQILRYYHAERWRIGTIASQLGVHHGTVRRVLTQAGLPRTGIAPRPSRIDPYLPLIHATLAQFPTLTARRLYVMVKERGYSGGPDHFRHLVALHRPRPKAEAYLRLSTLPGEQAQVDWGHFGHLEIGRARRALLAFVMVLAWSRMIYLRFFLDARMENFLRGHVGAFDAWRGLPRVLLYDNLKSAVLERQGQAIRFNPTLLQFAGHYRYEPRPVAIARGNEKGRVERAIRYVREAFFAGRSFLDLADLNARAEAWCSGEAADRRCPEDPSLSVREAFALEAAHLLALPEHAYPTDEQVAVKVGKTPYVRFDLNDYSVPPEQVQQTLTVVADPLRVRIVDGPTLLATHRRSYDRGQCIEDPAHIATLVEQKHQASLHRGTDRLTRAVPESRELLVQAAGRGANLGTITAALLRLLDRYGASELRAGIEEALARQVPHLNAVRLALERRREATDRPPPVEIPLPEHLQRRDTPVRPHRLEPYDRLTGATDDPE is encoded by the coding sequence TTGAGCATTTCCACTGATACGCAAGCGCAGATTCTGCGCTACTACCATGCCGAGCGCTGGCGCATCGGCACCATCGCCAGCCAGCTGGGCGTCCATCATGGCACCGTCCGGCGTGTCCTGACGCAGGCGGGTCTGCCACGCACCGGCATCGCGCCGCGGCCTTCCCGCATCGACCCCTACCTGCCCTTGATCCACGCGACCCTGGCGCAGTTTCCGACCCTGACGGCCAGGCGGCTGTACGTCATGGTCAAGGAACGCGGCTACTCCGGCGGTCCCGATCACTTTCGTCATCTGGTCGCCTTGCATCGTCCGCGACCGAAGGCGGAAGCCTACCTGCGGCTCTCGACGCTGCCCGGCGAACAGGCACAGGTCGATTGGGGGCACTTCGGCCACCTGGAAATCGGCCGCGCTCGCCGGGCACTGCTGGCTTTCGTGATGGTGCTGGCGTGGTCGCGCATGATCTATCTGCGCTTCTTTCTCGATGCGCGCATGGAGAACTTCCTGCGCGGCCATGTCGGAGCGTTTGACGCCTGGAGGGGTCTGCCGAGAGTGCTGCTGTACGACAACCTCAAGAGCGCCGTCCTCGAGCGACAAGGGCAGGCGATCCGTTTCAATCCCACCCTACTGCAGTTCGCCGGTCATTATCGCTACGAGCCTCGCCCGGTGGCGATCGCGCGGGGCAATGAGAAGGGGCGCGTGGAAAGGGCCATTCGCTATGTTCGCGAAGCCTTCTTCGCCGGTCGCAGCTTCCTGGATCTGGCGGACCTCAATGCACGGGCGGAAGCTTGGTGTTCGGGAGAGGCGGCGGACCGGCGTTGCCCCGAGGACCCTTCGCTGAGCGTGCGCGAAGCCTTCGCGCTGGAAGCCGCCCATCTGCTGGCGCTGCCGGAGCATGCGTATCCGACCGATGAGCAGGTGGCGGTGAAGGTCGGCAAGACGCCCTATGTGCGCTTCGACCTGAATGACTATTCGGTGCCGCCGGAGCAGGTGCAGCAGACGCTGACGGTGGTCGCCGACCCGCTGCGAGTGCGCATCGTCGATGGGCCGACGCTACTGGCGACGCACCGGCGCAGTTATGACCGGGGGCAGTGCATCGAGGATCCCGCCCATATCGCGACGCTGGTCGAACAGAAGCACCAAGCGAGTCTGCACCGGGGGACCGACCGGCTGACGCGGGCGGTACCGGAAAGCCGGGAGTTGCTCGTCCAGGCGGCCGGCCGGGGGGCGAATCTGGGAACGATCACGGCGGCGCTGTTGCGTCTGCTCGATCGCTACGGTGCAAGCGAGTTGCGGGCGGGCATCGAGGAGGCCTTGGCCCGTCAGGTGCCGCACCTGAATGCGGTGCGCCTGGCGCTGGAGCGCCGGCGCGAAGCGACCGACCGGCCGCCACCGGTCGAGATCCCCTTGCCCGAGCACCTGCAGCGCCGCGATACGCCGGTCCGGCCGCATCGGCTGGAACCCTACGACCGGCTGACGGGGGCGACCGATGATCCCGAGTGA
- a CDS encoding PAS domain S-box protein — translation MSDRIQPNEMNRPVSFVLLRDALALFALYILSALGVKEIFGTNDVFGFSWLASGPTVYLVAVHGYRILGVALIATIVGNLIFGTLIETVVWNSLGSVIVLGFGGWIYRNTTDRRLLFVEIRDFFRLFGAALGMAILAATIATLQSKANLPVLEVNSFLHRIAGFAFGFVITMTLLLVAVNWRDRKEELANRILDGTLIICLAALCGHVLFLNGFHDSLGQIARGYWMFLFVTLAGLRLGTAGTTIVLLLTAIQALIGAILGLGFFADDIAKTGLSNFYFYMISLASDGYLVAILFTEGEQRHQRLELARQDVVAASAGLRQERDFAETLIQTAQAIVLVLDAKGRILRINQYMEELTQYTQDEVAGKEWFSSFLPTREISKTRNLFGKSIGGVASKGNVTPILTKDGREIAIEWYDRVLKDGGGNVTGLLALGLDITERNRAEEDLKNLTQRLLLATASAKLGVWDWNVSTKQ, via the coding sequence ATGTCTGACAGAATACAGCCCAACGAAATGAATCGTCCTGTTTCGTTTGTACTCTTGAGAGATGCGTTAGCCCTTTTTGCGCTTTACATCCTATCCGCGCTCGGGGTTAAAGAGATATTCGGCACAAACGACGTCTTTGGTTTTTCATGGCTCGCATCGGGGCCGACCGTCTACCTTGTGGCTGTGCATGGTTACCGCATTCTCGGCGTCGCACTTATCGCAACAATCGTCGGCAATCTGATTTTCGGAACCCTTATTGAAACCGTTGTCTGGAACTCACTTGGCAGCGTAATCGTTCTGGGATTCGGTGGCTGGATATACAGGAACACCACCGATCGACGGTTGTTGTTTGTAGAGATCAGAGACTTTTTCAGGCTCTTCGGCGCCGCTTTGGGTATGGCTATCCTGGCCGCGACCATAGCCACTCTCCAATCAAAAGCCAATCTGCCTGTTCTCGAAGTCAATTCTTTTCTGCATCGAATTGCGGGATTTGCGTTCGGCTTTGTCATAACCATGACGCTTTTGCTGGTTGCTGTGAATTGGCGTGACCGCAAAGAGGAACTTGCCAACAGGATCTTGGATGGCACCCTGATCATTTGTCTGGCCGCCCTTTGTGGGCACGTACTGTTCTTGAATGGATTCCACGATTCTCTCGGTCAGATCGCCCGTGGTTACTGGATGTTCTTATTCGTCACGCTTGCCGGGTTGCGTCTGGGAACAGCAGGCACGACCATCGTGCTGCTGCTCACCGCGATCCAGGCGCTCATAGGCGCAATACTCGGCTTGGGGTTTTTTGCGGACGACATTGCCAAGACGGGACTGTCGAATTTTTACTTTTACATGATTAGCCTCGCATCCGACGGGTACCTGGTTGCGATTCTATTCACTGAAGGCGAGCAGCGTCACCAGCGTTTGGAGCTTGCCCGTCAGGACGTTGTTGCCGCTTCGGCAGGCCTGCGCCAGGAACGGGATTTTGCCGAGACGTTGATCCAGACCGCTCAAGCCATCGTCCTGGTTCTGGATGCCAAAGGTCGCATCCTTCGGATTAACCAGTACATGGAGGAGTTGACGCAATATACGCAGGATGAAGTCGCTGGTAAAGAATGGTTCAGCAGCTTTCTCCCCACTAGGGAAATATCGAAAACCCGAAATCTGTTTGGCAAATCAATTGGGGGAGTTGCCTCGAAAGGCAACGTAACGCCTATTCTGACCAAGGATGGACGAGAGATCGCGATTGAGTGGTATGACAGGGTTCTCAAGGATGGCGGCGGAAACGTGACTGGCCTTCTCGCACTGGGATTGGACATCACCGAGCGGAACCGGGCAGAAGAAGATCTGAAGAATCTGACGCAGCGACTTCTGCTGGCTACCGCATCCGCCAAGCTTGGCGTGTGGGACTGGAACGTCAGTACTAAGCAATAA
- a CDS encoding tyrosine-type recombinase/integrase, with translation MARQQQRLSALQVSKLTKPGLYGDGGGLTLQITSTGAKSWLFRYMVAGKPYGMGLGPTHTVSLAEARQKALDARKLLVDGINPLAAKKQNQIAAALAAAKMMTFDQCAEAYILAHKAGWKNVKHGEQWTNTLSTYASPVFGHLPVAEIDTGLVVKCLAPIWESKTETASRVRGRIESVLGWATTSGYRTGENPARWKGHLENLLATISKTSRTKHHPSLPWPRIGAFMAALHMREGVSARAVEFTILTACRSGEVRGARWAEFDMAGKVWRIPAERMKATREHEVPLSDAALALLESMPKDGEIVFAGTKGQPLSDMSLTAVIRRMNGDDKPVWADANGEGITVHGFRSSFRMWAAETTNYPREVAEHALAHQLPDAVERAYQRGSQFTKRAALMADWAAFCTAVMSGAVIKPIRGAA, from the coding sequence ATGGCACGCCAACAGCAACGACTTTCTGCACTGCAAGTCAGCAAGCTCACCAAGCCTGGGCTCTATGGCGACGGCGGCGGCTTGACGCTCCAGATCACCTCCACGGGCGCGAAGTCGTGGCTGTTTCGTTACATGGTGGCCGGTAAGCCGTACGGCATGGGGTTGGGGCCGACGCATACCGTGAGTCTGGCTGAGGCGCGGCAGAAGGCGCTGGACGCACGGAAGCTGCTTGTCGACGGCATCAATCCTTTGGCGGCCAAGAAGCAGAACCAAATCGCCGCCGCGCTGGCCGCTGCCAAGATGATGACTTTCGATCAGTGTGCCGAGGCGTACATCCTGGCGCACAAGGCGGGCTGGAAAAACGTCAAGCATGGCGAACAGTGGACCAACACACTCAGTACCTACGCCAGTCCGGTGTTCGGCCATTTACCTGTGGCAGAGATCGACACCGGCCTGGTCGTGAAATGTCTTGCGCCGATATGGGAGAGCAAGACCGAAACCGCGAGTCGCGTGCGCGGTCGTATCGAATCCGTGCTGGGCTGGGCCACCACCAGCGGCTACCGTACCGGCGAGAACCCTGCCCGTTGGAAAGGCCACCTTGAAAACTTGCTGGCGACGATCAGCAAGACCAGCAGGACGAAACACCATCCATCACTACCGTGGCCGCGCATCGGCGCGTTCATGGCTGCCCTGCACATGCGTGAGGGTGTATCGGCTCGGGCAGTAGAGTTCACCATCCTGACTGCGTGCCGGTCGGGCGAGGTGCGCGGCGCCCGATGGGCTGAGTTCGATATGGCTGGCAAGGTCTGGAGAATCCCGGCCGAACGGATGAAGGCCACGCGTGAGCACGAGGTTCCATTGAGCGATGCGGCACTGGCCCTGCTGGAATCCATGCCGAAGGACGGTGAGATTGTGTTCGCCGGCACGAAAGGCCAGCCATTGTCGGATATGTCCCTGACCGCAGTGATCCGCCGCATGAACGGCGACGACAAGCCCGTCTGGGCGGATGCCAACGGCGAGGGAATCACGGTTCACGGATTCCGCAGCAGCTTCCGTATGTGGGCGGCTGAGACGACCAACTACCCGCGCGAGGTCGCCGAGCACGCGCTGGCGCACCAGCTGCCGGATGCCGTCGAGCGTGCGTATCAAAGAGGTTCGCAGTTTACCAAGCGTGCTGCTCTGATGGCGGATTGGGCCGCGTTCTGCACGGCCGTGATGTCCGGCGCGGTGATCAAGCCGATTCGTGGCGCGGCGTAA